In a single window of the Helicobacter sp. MIT 99-5507 genome:
- the thiE gene encoding thiamine phosphate synthase, with translation MRFYAISDEILTPATKLPNMLELAIEGGCKIFQFRNKSAKDSDISTLCLELNDICKKNKVDFILNDRVELAIKLNINGIHIGKDDENISFEVLRKNFSGIIGISCYGDINRALRYQNLGANYVAFGSIFQSKTKQNAKVVNIDILNQAKEMINIPICAIGGINTRNIAKFQNTKLDSNDMIAMINSIWIGDIKSNLKELQNKLAES, from the coding sequence TTGAGATTCTATGCAATTAGTGATGAGATTCTAACACCAGCTACAAAATTGCCAAATATGCTAGAATTGGCAATAGAAGGCGGTTGTAAAATATTTCAATTTAGAAACAAGAGTGCAAAAGATAGTGATATTTCTACATTATGCTTAGAATTAAATGATATATGTAAAAAGAATAAAGTAGATTTTATTTTAAATGATAGAGTGGAATTAGCTATAAAATTAAATATAAATGGGATTCATATAGGTAAAGATGATGAAAATATAAGCTTTGAGGTTTTAAGAAAAAATTTTAGTGGAATTATTGGAATCTCTTGTTATGGAGATATAAATAGGGCGCTTAGATACCAGAATCTTGGTGCTAATTATGTTGCATTTGGAAGTATTTTTCAAAGCAAAACAAAGCAAAATGCAAAGGTTGTAAATATTGATATATTAAATCAAGCAAAAGAAATGATAAATATACCAATATGTGCTATTGGTGGCATAAATACTAGAAACATAGCTAAATTTCAAAATACTAAATTAGATTCTAATGATATGATTGCAATGATTAATTCTATTTGGATAGGTGATATAAAATCAAATCTAAAAGAATTACAAAATAA
- a CDS encoding TIGR01212 family radical SAM protein (This family includes YhcC from E. coli K-12, an uncharacterized radical SAM protein.): protein MKQILTIGRYFKSRYRQMVRKVPISLQGFTCPNIDGSVAKGGCTYCKNETFSPSLLSLEKSNINMNFNLTYNPILDKQVETLKSQFYNYSKSHNDKFGTNKYMLYFQSFSNTYAPYDTLETLYNEGLKLPNVVGLSIGTRTDCIEDRILELLGNYVKNKKEIWLEYGIQSIFDSTLRLINRGHGIAGAKELVQKTRKYGIKVCIHLIYGLPKENNEMMIASLKEVLSWGIDGIKIHPLYIVKDTAIEKMYNANKYEPISLENYADLIVQSLKLIPHNVVVQRISAGAHDDSLVAPKWCFDKNIQMRYIRDRLLENGIAY, encoded by the coding sequence ATGAAGCAAATACTCACTATTGGAAGGTATTTTAAATCAAGATATAGACAAATGGTAAGAAAAGTGCCTATATCTTTGCAGGGTTTTACATGTCCAAATATTGATGGCAGTGTTGCAAAAGGTGGTTGCACCTATTGCAAAAATGAGACATTTTCACCATCTTTACTCTCACTTGAAAAATCAAATATAAATATGAATTTCAATCTTACTTATAATCCAATATTAGATAAGCAGGTAGAGACGCTTAAATCGCAATTTTATAACTATTCTAAATCACATAATGATAAATTTGGCACAAATAAATATATGTTATATTTTCAATCTTTTAGTAATACTTATGCTCCATATGATACATTAGAAACTCTATACAATGAGGGCTTAAAATTACCAAATGTGGTTGGTTTATCAATAGGGACTAGAACGGATTGCATAGAAGATAGAATCTTGGAATTACTTGGCAATTATGTAAAAAATAAAAAAGAAATTTGGCTTGAATATGGCATACAATCAATTTTTGATTCTACGCTTAGATTAATAAATAGAGGACATGGGATAGCTGGTGCAAAAGAATTGGTGCAAAAAACTAGAAAATATGGCATAAAAGTGTGTATTCATTTGATATATGGATTACCAAAAGAAAATAATGAAATGATGATTGCATCACTAAAAGAAGTCTTAAGCTGGGGAATTGATGGAATAAAAATCCATCCACTTTATATAGTAAAAGATACTGCAATAGAGAAAATGTATAATGCTAATAAATACGAGCCAATTTCACTGGAAAATTATGCAGATTTGATAGTGCAATCATTAAAATTAATTCCGCATAATGTAGTAGTGCAAAGAATTTCTGCTGGTGCTCATGATGATAGTCTTGTTGCCCCAAAATGGTGTTTTGATAAAAATATACAAATGAGATATATTAGAGATAGATTATTAGAAAATGGAATAGCATATTGA
- the purF gene encoding amidophosphoribosyltransferase — protein sequence MDSLNEKCAVVGVFNSNRSATLCYYSLFAMQHRGQESSGISTSNGCNIITQKGEGLVTNVFSDGLQKLVGNISIGHNRYSTAGEDSKCDVQPIFARYSLGQIAVAHNGNLVNTKEVRDKLISKGAIFQSHLDTENLIHLIAQSKAEKLQDRIIEALSHISGAYSFVILSRGKLFAIRDQYGFRPFSLGEVKNEDGTKGYVVASETCAFDLIDAKYIRDINPGEMLIFSLKDDNATFESVQIFPPKPKKCIFEFVYFSRPDSFVFNKCVYEVRKNMGIELAKECKIKADLVIPVPDSGVISAIGYSQESKIPFELGIVRNHYIGRTFIEPTQSNRELKVRLKLNPIKEIIKDKEIIVIDDSIVRGTTSKQIIKILRKAGAKKIHLVVASPQTISPCYYGVDTPDESHLISATKSIEEVRDFINADSLHFLSLDGLYKSIGYEANNGESYCKACFDRQYII from the coding sequence ATGGATTCACTTAATGAAAAATGTGCTGTTGTAGGTGTTTTTAACTCAAATCGGTCAGCAACTTTGTGTTATTATTCATTATTTGCAATGCAACATAGAGGGCAAGAATCAAGTGGTATCTCAACTTCTAATGGTTGTAATATCATCACTCAAAAAGGTGAAGGATTGGTTACTAATGTATTTAGTGATGGATTACAAAAATTAGTAGGAAATATAAGCATAGGACACAATAGATATTCTACCGCTGGTGAAGATTCTAAATGTGATGTGCAGCCAATTTTTGCTAGATATTCACTAGGACAAATTGCAGTAGCCCACAATGGGAATCTAGTAAATACAAAAGAGGTAAGAGACAAATTGATATCTAAAGGTGCAATTTTCCAAAGTCACTTAGATACAGAGAATCTAATACATCTAATAGCCCAAAGTAAAGCAGAAAAATTACAAGATAGGATTATTGAGGCATTATCTCATATAAGTGGTGCATATTCATTTGTCATTTTAAGTAGAGGAAAATTATTTGCAATAAGAGATCAATATGGATTTAGACCGTTTTCTTTGGGTGAAGTAAAAAATGAAGATGGCACAAAAGGATATGTTGTAGCTAGTGAAACTTGTGCTTTTGATTTGATAGATGCAAAATATATTCGCGATATAAATCCAGGTGAAATGCTTATTTTTAGTCTAAAAGATGATAATGCAACTTTTGAGAGTGTGCAGATTTTCCCTCCAAAACCAAAAAAATGTATATTTGAGTTTGTGTATTTTTCACGCCCAGATAGCTTTGTATTTAACAAATGCGTTTATGAGGTTAGAAAAAATATGGGAATTGAGCTTGCAAAAGAATGTAAAATTAAGGCTGATTTAGTGATACCAGTGCCAGATAGCGGAGTAATATCTGCTATTGGGTATTCACAAGAAAGCAAGATTCCATTTGAATTAGGAATCGTTAGAAATCACTATATTGGTAGGACATTTATTGAGCCTACGCAATCAAATAGAGAATTAAAAGTTAGGTTAAAATTAAATCCTATAAAAGAAATAATTAAAGATAAAGAAATAATAGTAATTGATGATAGCATTGTTCGTGGCACTACAAGCAAGCAAATTATAAAAATCTTAAGAAAAGCAGGTGCAAAAAAAATACATTTAGTTGTTGCTTCACCTCAAACAATATCGCCTTGTTATTATGGAGTTGATACACCAGATGAATCTCATTTAATATCAGCGACAAAAAGTATAGAGGAAGTGCGAGATTTTATCAATGCAGATTCTTTGCATTTTCTATCATTAGATGGCTTGTATAAGAGTATTGGCTATGAAGCAAATAATGGAGAAAGTTACTGCAAAGCTTGTTTTGATAGACAATATATCATATAA
- the dapB gene encoding 4-hydroxy-tetrahydrodipicolinate reductase translates to MLGIGIFGATGRIGKLLIEALQKDKEANLSCVYVRNELQYSIPQGVLVTNDISVFLESSDLIIDFSSPEATKLLLDMAIDKVQRPIVIGTTGLDKMQQDLMIVASQKMPILYASNMSKGIVVLNKLAQIVSSTLKDSDIEIVEIHHREKKDSPSGTALRLAKSCAEARDLDINKVRISGRDGMIGKRSKDEIAVMALRGGDVVGRHSVGFYLDGEYIELIHNATSRMTFANGAIDVGKWLIKQKNGFYSIEDALRF, encoded by the coding sequence ATGTTAGGTATTGGAATCTTTGGGGCGACAGGAAGAATTGGTAAGTTATTAATAGAAGCATTACAAAAAGATAAAGAAGCAAATTTATCTTGTGTATATGTAAGAAATGAACTTCAATATTCCATACCGCAAGGTGTTTTGGTAACAAATGATATTAGCGTATTTTTAGAATCTAGTGATTTAATCATTGATTTTTCTTCTCCAGAAGCAACAAAATTACTACTTGATATGGCTATTGATAAAGTTCAAAGACCAATTGTTATTGGAACTACTGGATTAGATAAAATGCAGCAAGATTTAATGATTGTTGCATCACAAAAAATGCCAATATTGTATGCATCAAATATGTCAAAAGGTATCGTTGTCCTAAATAAATTAGCACAAATAGTATCAAGCACTCTAAAAGATAGTGATATAGAAATAGTAGAAATCCATCATAGAGAAAAGAAAGATTCTCCATCTGGAACAGCTTTGAGACTTGCTAAGAGTTGTGCAGAAGCAAGAGATTTAGATATCAACAAAGTTAGGATAAGCGGTAGGGATGGAATGATTGGAAAAAGAAGTAAAGATGAAATTGCTGTTATGGCTCTTCGTGGTGGAGATGTTGTAGGTCGTCATAGTGTAGGATTCTATCTTGATGGAGAATATATAGAATTAATACATAATGCTACAAGTAGAATGACATTTGCAAATGGGGCAATAGATGTTGGTAAATGGTTGATTAAACAAAAAAATGGTTTTTATAGCATAGAAGATGCATTAAGGTTTTAA
- the trxB gene encoding thioredoxin-disulfide reductase translates to MINLAIIGGGPAGLSAGLYATRGGIKDVVLFERGMPGGQITSSSEIENYPGVKDVMSGIDFMQPWQEQCFRFGLVHNMNEVQMVSKNTNHFDIKLSDGSTIQSKAVILCTGGRPKRANIKGEDEFIGRGVSTCATCDGFFYKNKEVAVLGGGDTALEEAIYLTRMCSKVYLIHRRNEFRAVPITVEHVKKNPKIEILTSVIVEEIYGDNSGVTGIRINNLETNEKRELNIPGIFVFVGYDVNTGILKQDDGSMLCKINEMGQVVVDLKMKTSVEGLFAAGDIREASLKQVVIAAGDGATAALSAIEYLQSIG, encoded by the coding sequence ATGATTAATTTAGCAATTATTGGCGGTGGTCCTGCTGGTCTATCTGCTGGCTTATATGCAACTAGAGGCGGAATAAAAGATGTAGTATTATTTGAACGTGGAATGCCTGGAGGACAAATTACAAGTAGTAGTGAAATAGAAAATTACCCTGGTGTAAAAGATGTTATGAGCGGTATTGATTTTATGCAACCATGGCAGGAACAATGTTTTCGATTTGGTTTAGTTCATAATATGAATGAAGTTCAAATGGTATCAAAAAATACTAATCATTTTGACATTAAATTAAGCGATGGAAGCACAATCCAATCAAAAGCTGTAATATTATGCACAGGCGGAAGACCAAAAAGAGCAAATATAAAAGGTGAAGATGAATTTATAGGAAGAGGAGTTAGCACTTGTGCTACTTGTGATGGATTCTTTTATAAAAACAAAGAAGTTGCTGTTCTTGGTGGTGGAGATACGGCACTTGAAGAGGCAATTTATCTTACTAGAATGTGTAGCAAAGTATATTTAATCCATAGAAGAAATGAATTTAGAGCAGTTCCTATTACAGTTGAACATGTAAAAAAGAATCCAAAAATTGAAATATTAACTTCAGTAATTGTAGAAGAAATATATGGAGATAACAGCGGAGTTACAGGAATAAGGATAAATAACTTAGAAACAAATGAAAAAAGAGAATTAAATATTCCTGGAATTTTTGTATTTGTTGGATATGATGTAAATACTGGAATCTTAAAGCAAGATGATGGAAGTATGCTTTGTAAGATTAATGAAATGGGACAGGTTGTAGTAGATCTAAAAATGAAAACATCAGTAGAAGGATTATTTGCAGCAGGTGATATAAGAGAAGCATCTCTAAAACAAGTAGTTATTGCAGCTGGTGATGGTGCTACAGCAGCATTAAGTGCGATAGAATATTTACAATCTATAGGATAA
- the trxA gene encoding thioredoxin → MSKYIELNNDNFESITNNGVSLVDFWAPWCGPCKMLNPIIEKLVDEFEGKANICKVNTDEENDLASKFGIRSVPTIIFMKNGEVVAQMIGVTSEQVLRDKINSLL, encoded by the coding sequence ATGAGTAAATATATAGAATTAAACAATGATAATTTTGAGAGTATCACGAATAATGGTGTATCTTTAGTAGATTTTTGGGCTCCTTGGTGCGGTCCTTGTAAAATGCTTAATCCTATAATCGAAAAATTAGTAGATGAGTTTGAAGGAAAAGCAAATATTTGCAAGGTAAATACTGATGAAGAAAATGATTTAGCATCAAAATTTGGCATAAGAAGTGTTCCTACAATAATCTTTATGAAAAATGGTGAAGTTGTTGCACAAATGATAGGTGTTACTTCAGAGCAAGTTTTAAGGGATAAAATAAATTCTTTATTGTAA
- a CDS encoding YraN family protein: MKNNKLSSRQKGNIAENRAKEYLLDNGFEIITSNYYTPYGEIDIIATKDNIYHFIEVKSGDKIEPLLNITQKKLERIYKSIDIYLSKNNIDVIYSVDVIRICRDKIDFFSNVSYG, translated from the coding sequence TTGAAGAATAATAAACTTAGTAGCAGACAAAAAGGCAATATTGCAGAAAATAGAGCAAAAGAATATTTGCTAGATAATGGATTTGAGATTATTACATCAAATTATTATACTCCATATGGTGAAATTGATATTATTGCTACTAAAGATAATATTTATCATTTTATAGAAGTAAAAAGTGGAGATAAGATTGAGCCATTGTTAAATATCACACAAAAGAAATTAGAGAGAATCTACAAATCTATAGATATATATTTAAGTAAAAACAATATTGATGTTATATATAGTGTAGATGTAATTAGGATATGTAGAGATAAAATAGATTTTTTTAGCAATGTTAGTTATGGTTGA
- a CDS encoding homoserine dehydrogenase produces MKNINIGIIGVGVVGSATVLLLEQNKDIISARAGANLIVKKGVVRDMSKTDKNIKIPLSNDINDILEDDDIDVVVELMGGVDVAFEVAKKALSKKKAFVTANKAMLAYHRYDLQKIALDTPIGFEASVAGGIPIIKALRDGLSANHITSIRGILNGTCNYILTKMTNQDISFNECLKEAKELGYAESNPELDINGMDSAHKLLILASIAYGVNAMPQDILIEGISDINQDDIFFANEFGYTIKLLAIAKKIGNEVELRVHLAMINKDEMISKISGVMNGVSVIGDKVGETMYYGAGAGGNATASSVVSDLIEIARDSYSPMLGFKQPLESGLKIKPISKIESRYYIRINVLDKAGVLSKITSILGDNGISIKILLQKTSNNGIATLLLSTHKSNELSIQKAISNLCKLDIIHDKPYMIRIEE; encoded by the coding sequence TTGAAAAATATTAATATTGGAATTATTGGTGTTGGCGTAGTTGGAAGTGCCACTGTATTATTATTAGAACAAAATAAAGATATTATATCAGCTCGTGCAGGTGCAAATCTAATAGTCAAAAAAGGTGTAGTGCGCGATATGAGCAAAACAGATAAAAATATCAAGATTCCACTTAGTAATGATATAAATGATATTTTGGAAGATGATGATATTGATGTAGTTGTTGAGCTGATGGGTGGAGTTGATGTTGCATTTGAAGTAGCAAAAAAAGCCCTAAGTAAAAAGAAAGCTTTTGTGACTGCAAATAAAGCAATGCTTGCATATCATAGATATGATTTACAAAAAATTGCATTAGATACGCCAATTGGATTTGAGGCAAGTGTTGCTGGTGGGATTCCAATAATAAAGGCTTTAAGGGATGGACTTAGCGCAAATCATATCACAAGTATTCGTGGAATCCTAAATGGCACTTGCAATTACATCCTCACAAAAATGACAAATCAAGATATAAGTTTTAATGAATGTCTAAAAGAAGCAAAAGAATTAGGCTATGCAGAATCTAATCCAGAACTTGATATAAATGGCATGGATTCTGCACATAAACTTTTAATACTTGCATCAATTGCATATGGTGTAAATGCAATGCCACAAGATATTTTGATTGAAGGTATTAGTGATATAAATCAAGATGATATATTTTTTGCAAATGAATTTGGATATACAATAAAATTATTGGCTATTGCCAAAAAGATAGGTAATGAAGTAGAACTTAGAGTGCATCTTGCGATGATTAACAAAGATGAAATGATAAGCAAAATTTCAGGTGTTATGAATGGTGTAAGTGTAATTGGTGATAAAGTTGGAGAAACTATGTATTATGGTGCTGGAGCAGGTGGAAATGCAACAGCAAGCTCTGTTGTATCGGATTTAATAGAAATAGCTAGAGATTCTTATTCACCTATGCTTGGATTTAAGCAACCACTTGAGAGTGGATTAAAAATAAAGCCAATATCTAAAATTGAAAGTAGATATTATATAAGAATTAATGTCTTAGATAAAGCTGGCGTATTATCTAAAATCACATCTATTTTAGGAGATAATGGAATCTCAATAAAAATACTTTTACAAAAAACTTCAAATAATGGCATAGCTACATTGCTATTATCAACACATAAAAGCAATGAATTAAGTATTCAAAAAGCTATATCAAACTTATGTAAGCTAGATATTATACATGATAAACCATATATGATTAGAATTGAAGAATAA